In Papaver somniferum cultivar HN1 chromosome 1, ASM357369v1, whole genome shotgun sequence, a genomic segment contains:
- the LOC113278396 gene encoding uncharacterized protein LOC113278396, protein MNIPSTQEEEDPPPSPPPPLEETLKEPDDEVADSEVGNTNDSSNQDEESINKTSDALAKGISSILGTLIKEFDTKAQNTATSQDQLSSAINRLTGELDQLLEDAPLPFIMQHASKISGVRKRVLSLNSVLKSIQRRIDNIDRLISTGVPHEKVTAENSGQNQH, encoded by the exons ATGAATATTCCATcaacacaagaagaagaagatcctcctccttctcctcctcctcctctagaAGAAACCCTCAAAGAACCAGATGATGAAGTTGCGGATTCTGAAGTTGGGAATACGAATGATTCCTCAAATCAAGATGAAGAATCTATTAATAAGACTTCGGATGCTTTAGCTAAAGGAATTTCATCTATTCTCGGAACTCTAATTAAGGAATTTGATACCAAGGCTCAAAATACAGCTACAAGTCAAGACCAGCTCTCTTCCGCCATTAATAGACTTACTGGAG AGCTTGATCAACTGCTAGAAGATGCACCATTGCCATTTATTATGCAACATGCTTCTAAAATCTCAGGAGTTCGTAAGAGAGTCTTATCGTTGAACTCTGTTTTGAAATCTATACAACGTCGTATTGATAATATAGACCGGCTGATATCTACCGGCGTCCCACATG AGAAAGTAACAGCAGAAAATTCAGGACAGAACCAGCATTGA